In Xiphophorus maculatus strain JP 163 A chromosome 15, X_maculatus-5.0-male, whole genome shotgun sequence, the following are encoded in one genomic region:
- the LOC102224154 gene encoding CSC1-like protein 1 isoform X1 — translation MSALWPMISNATTPISCFSSNQSTVLSGLDFGGVPVVLLLNFCVFIVLLLLFSIIRKKFWDYGRLALVADNQGFNESKHCRYGRMSSTTSNSEDPDYELGFCSWLPYIVRMDEEKIKEKCGMDAVHYLSFQRHLIILLVVITVTSLAIILPVNMSGNLFRNDPQSFGRTTIGNLSIQNNFLWLHTVFAVVYLCLTVVMLRLHTSKMKGMRRERARNTLFVCSIPKGATDEQVKTHFMEAYPSCQVCAVTLGYDVAKLMYLDKERVRAGKNLRYYERILDKTGVRELITPRVCGHFCCCSSCERVDAIEYYRHKEKLLLEEMRQRAEVPRNPLGVAFVTLQNEAMAKHILKDFNAIKCGWPDCCCGREPQPSSVSRDLNVNKWRVSFAPHPKSVYWENLSVHGFCWVIRWLGINLLLFILLTFLTTPTIIINVIDKFNVTNPIYNLNSPIISQFFPTLLLWSFSALLPTIVYYSTLGEAHWSMSSEQLSMMRKLYFFLLFMVLILPSLGLTSLAWFFRWLFDKTFLNDGKTRFECVFLPDQGAFFVNYVIAAGLVGSGMELLRLPGLLLYTIRLMLARSAAERKYVQQHQAYEFEYGAMYGWTLCVFTVIMAYSIICPVIVPFGLLYMLLKHLVDRHNLFFAYLPTRLDRSVHLGAVDQALAAPIICLIWLYFFSVLRAGFKTATSVFTLVVLSFTVFICLGFTCFGHFKYLSPHNYTVKEEDQNTVEGVEENTKVYLPRVLDTQSPATTTKEPRPQQSYGSLDNTLSESCSPVESAMEHS, via the exons ATGTCTGCTTTGTGGCCTATGATCTCTAATGCTACAACTCCTATAAGCTGCTTCAGTTCCAACCAGAGCACTGTTCTCTCAGGACTCGACTTTGGAGGAGTGCCAGTTGTCCTGCTGCTTAACTTCTGCGTTTTCATT gtcctgctgctgctcttctcaATTATCAGAAAGAAGTTCTGGGACTACGGTCGTTTAGCTCTGGTGGCAGATAATCAAGG GTTTAATGAATCAAAACATTGTCGTTATGGACGAATGTCGTCCACTACGTCCAACTCGGAGGACCCTGATTACGAGTTG GGATTCTGCTCTTGGCTACCATACATCGTCAGAATGGA tgaggaaaaaattaaagagaaatgtGGCATGGATGCCGTTCACTACCTCTCCTTCCAGCGACATTTGATAATCCTGCTAGTGGTCATCACTGTCACCTCCCTGGCAATCATTCTGCCTGTGAATATGTCTGGAAATCTTTTCA GAAATGATCCCCAGAGTTTTGGAAGGACAACTATTGGAAATCTTTCCATTCA AAACAACTTCTTATGGCTTCATACTGTGTTTGCGGTTGTCTACCTGTGCCTGACGGTAGTGATGCTGCGATTACACACGTCAAAAATGAAAGGCATGCGCAGAGAAAGA GCCAGAAACACCCTGTTTGTGTGTTCGATACCTAAAGGAGCAACAGATGAGCAAGTAAAAACTCACTTCAT GGAGGCATATCCTTCTTGCCAGGTGTGTGCAGTGACATTGGGTTACGACGTGGCCAAACTCATGTACCTTGATAAGGAAAG GGTTCGAGCTGGGAAAAACCTGCGGTATTACGAGCGTATCCTGGACAAAACGGGAGTGCGAGAGTTGATCACCCCTCGTGTATGTGGCcacttctgctgctgctccagctgTGAAAGG GTTGATGCCATAGAATATTACAGACATaaagaaaagctgctgctggaggaaatgAGACAACGTGCAGAAGTGCCACGGAACCCTCTGGGTGTCgcttttgtcacattgcagAACGAGGCTATGGCAAAGCA CATCCTAAAAGACTTCAATGCCATCAAGTGTGGATGGCCAGACTGCTGCTGTGGGAGGGAGCCTCAGCCTTCGTCTGTCAGCAGAGATCTGAATGTGAACAAGTGGCGGGTCAGCTTTGCTCCACATCCCAAAAGTGTTTACTG GGAGAACCTTTCAGTGCATGGTTTCTGCTGGGTCATCCGCTGGCTGGGAATAAACCTCTTACTGTTTATCCTGCTCACCTTCCTGACGACTCCCACCATCATCATTAACGTCATAGATAAGTTCAACGTGACCAATCCAATATacaatcttaat AGCCCCATCATCAGCCAGTTCTTCCCGACTCTTCTGCTTTGGTCTTTTTCTGCATTGTTGCCTACAATAGTGTACTACTCTACTCTGGGAGAGGCACACTGGAGCAT GTCCAGTGAGCAGTTGAGCATGATGCGGAAGTTGTACTTCTTCCTGCTCTTCATGGTATTAATTCTTCCCTCGCTAGGACTCACCAG TCTTGCGTGGTTTTTCCGTTGGCTGTTTGATAAAACGTTTCTAAATGATGGGAAAACAAGATTTGA GTGTGTGTTTTTACCGGATCAAGGTGCGTTTTTCGTGAACTACGTGATCGCGGCCGGCCTGGTGGGCTCTGGGATGGAGTTATTGCGGTTGCCAGGGTTACTGCTTTACACCATACGTTTGATGCTTGCTCGCTctgctgcagaaagaaaatacGTCCAACAG CACCAAGCGTATGAGTTTGAATACGGAGCCATGTACGGCTggactctgtgtgtgtttacggTCATTATGGCTTACAGCATCATTTGCCCTGTCATTGTGCCATTTG GTCTCCTTTACATGCTGCTCAAGCACCTAGTAGACAGACACAACTTGTTCTTTGCATACCTTCCTACTCGCCTCGACCGCAGTGTCCACCTCGGAGCTGTTGATCAAGCTTTGGCAGCACCAATCATCTGTCTCATATGGCTTTACTTCTTCTCTGTCCTGAGAGCAG GTTTCAAAACGGCTACATCCGTGTTCACCTTAGTTGTCCTGTCTTTCACTGTCTTCATCTGTTTGGGCTTCACCTGCTTCGGCCACTTTAAGTACCTCAGTCCTCATAACTATACG gtcaAAGAGGAGGACCAGAATACAGTAGAGGGAGTGGAAGAAAATACTAAG GTTTACCTGCCAAGAGTTCTTGATACGCAATCACCAGCCACCACCACAAAGGAACCTAGACCTCAACAGTCATATGGCTCCTTAGACAACACTCTATCTGAGAGCTGTAGTCCAGTGGAGAGCGCCATGGAACATTCATAA
- the LOC102224154 gene encoding CSC1-like protein 1 isoform X2, which produces MIPRVLEGQLLEIFPFTSTICYTRNNFLWLHTVFAVVYLCLTVVMLRLHTSKMKGMRRERARNTLFVCSIPKGATDEQVKTHFMEAYPSCQVCAVTLGYDVAKLMYLDKERVRAGKNLRYYERILDKTGVRELITPRVCGHFCCCSSCERVDAIEYYRHKEKLLLEEMRQRAEVPRNPLGVAFVTLQNEAMAKHILKDFNAIKCGWPDCCCGREPQPSSVSRDLNVNKWRVSFAPHPKSVYWENLSVHGFCWVIRWLGINLLLFILLTFLTTPTIIINVIDKFNVTNPIYNLNSPIISQFFPTLLLWSFSALLPTIVYYSTLGEAHWSMSSEQLSMMRKLYFFLLFMVLILPSLGLTSLAWFFRWLFDKTFLNDGKTRFECVFLPDQGAFFVNYVIAAGLVGSGMELLRLPGLLLYTIRLMLARSAAERKYVQQHQAYEFEYGAMYGWTLCVFTVIMAYSIICPVIVPFGLLYMLLKHLVDRHNLFFAYLPTRLDRSVHLGAVDQALAAPIICLIWLYFFSVLRAGFKTATSVFTLVVLSFTVFICLGFTCFGHFKYLSPHNYTVKEEDQNTVEGVEENTKVYLPRVLDTQSPATTTKEPRPQQSYGSLDNTLSESCSPVESAMEHS; this is translated from the exons ATGATCCCCAGAGTTTTGGAAGGACAACTATTGGAAATCTTTCCATTCA CCTCTACCATTTGTTACACTAGAAACAACTTCTTATGGCTTCATACTGTGTTTGCGGTTGTCTACCTGTGCCTGACGGTAGTGATGCTGCGATTACACACGTCAAAAATGAAAGGCATGCGCAGAGAAAGA GCCAGAAACACCCTGTTTGTGTGTTCGATACCTAAAGGAGCAACAGATGAGCAAGTAAAAACTCACTTCAT GGAGGCATATCCTTCTTGCCAGGTGTGTGCAGTGACATTGGGTTACGACGTGGCCAAACTCATGTACCTTGATAAGGAAAG GGTTCGAGCTGGGAAAAACCTGCGGTATTACGAGCGTATCCTGGACAAAACGGGAGTGCGAGAGTTGATCACCCCTCGTGTATGTGGCcacttctgctgctgctccagctgTGAAAGG GTTGATGCCATAGAATATTACAGACATaaagaaaagctgctgctggaggaaatgAGACAACGTGCAGAAGTGCCACGGAACCCTCTGGGTGTCgcttttgtcacattgcagAACGAGGCTATGGCAAAGCA CATCCTAAAAGACTTCAATGCCATCAAGTGTGGATGGCCAGACTGCTGCTGTGGGAGGGAGCCTCAGCCTTCGTCTGTCAGCAGAGATCTGAATGTGAACAAGTGGCGGGTCAGCTTTGCTCCACATCCCAAAAGTGTTTACTG GGAGAACCTTTCAGTGCATGGTTTCTGCTGGGTCATCCGCTGGCTGGGAATAAACCTCTTACTGTTTATCCTGCTCACCTTCCTGACGACTCCCACCATCATCATTAACGTCATAGATAAGTTCAACGTGACCAATCCAATATacaatcttaat AGCCCCATCATCAGCCAGTTCTTCCCGACTCTTCTGCTTTGGTCTTTTTCTGCATTGTTGCCTACAATAGTGTACTACTCTACTCTGGGAGAGGCACACTGGAGCAT GTCCAGTGAGCAGTTGAGCATGATGCGGAAGTTGTACTTCTTCCTGCTCTTCATGGTATTAATTCTTCCCTCGCTAGGACTCACCAG TCTTGCGTGGTTTTTCCGTTGGCTGTTTGATAAAACGTTTCTAAATGATGGGAAAACAAGATTTGA GTGTGTGTTTTTACCGGATCAAGGTGCGTTTTTCGTGAACTACGTGATCGCGGCCGGCCTGGTGGGCTCTGGGATGGAGTTATTGCGGTTGCCAGGGTTACTGCTTTACACCATACGTTTGATGCTTGCTCGCTctgctgcagaaagaaaatacGTCCAACAG CACCAAGCGTATGAGTTTGAATACGGAGCCATGTACGGCTggactctgtgtgtgtttacggTCATTATGGCTTACAGCATCATTTGCCCTGTCATTGTGCCATTTG GTCTCCTTTACATGCTGCTCAAGCACCTAGTAGACAGACACAACTTGTTCTTTGCATACCTTCCTACTCGCCTCGACCGCAGTGTCCACCTCGGAGCTGTTGATCAAGCTTTGGCAGCACCAATCATCTGTCTCATATGGCTTTACTTCTTCTCTGTCCTGAGAGCAG GTTTCAAAACGGCTACATCCGTGTTCACCTTAGTTGTCCTGTCTTTCACTGTCTTCATCTGTTTGGGCTTCACCTGCTTCGGCCACTTTAAGTACCTCAGTCCTCATAACTATACG gtcaAAGAGGAGGACCAGAATACAGTAGAGGGAGTGGAAGAAAATACTAAG GTTTACCTGCCAAGAGTTCTTGATACGCAATCACCAGCCACCACCACAAAGGAACCTAGACCTCAACAGTCATATGGCTCCTTAGACAACACTCTATCTGAGAGCTGTAGTCCAGTGGAGAGCGCCATGGAACATTCATAA